A genomic region of Candidatus Neomarinimicrobiota bacterium contains the following coding sequences:
- the rny gene encoding ribonuclease Y, translating into MWSGNMIGNILFGIAGLIIGAIASIFIYISILKRSKSTAGEIIEGAKKEAADIIKEAKIEAKDEAYRIKQKAEEEYRAKLKETRELEKQLVKREFELDKKLEVAQRKLEDIEQKEKQIDQREKRLTEEEKRIHEIIEMQNEKLEKIAGLSRNEAKELLMNNLLEEAKRTVANQVREIKERAITDANREARNIIINAIQRSAADHTAETTVTVVNLPNDTMKGRIIGREGRNIRHFEALTGVEIIVDDTPEAVVLSGFDPIRREIARIALEKLVQDGRIHPARIEEAVEKAREEVDESILHAAEEAIDEVGLPPFHPEMMKLIGRLKYRTSYGQNVLKHSIEVAWLSGLMASELRLNGELAKRAGFLHDLGKAIDRNVTGTHAMIGADLAKKYGEEQIIVNAIASHHEEVEMESPYAVLVQAADAISGSRRGARGDTLENYIQRLEKLEEIAKSFEGVSKTYAIQAGREVRVIVENEIVDDVGADNLAEEIASKIQRELNYPGHVKVVVVREHRSISYAK; encoded by the coding sequence ATGTGGAGTGGTAACATGATAGGAAATATACTCTTTGGGATTGCAGGACTAATTATTGGAGCAATTGCATCAATATTTATTTATATAAGTATTTTAAAGAGATCAAAAAGCACTGCAGGGGAGATAATAGAGGGGGCCAAAAAAGAAGCTGCGGACATTATAAAAGAAGCCAAAATAGAAGCAAAAGATGAAGCTTATAGGATAAAGCAAAAAGCTGAAGAAGAATATAGGGCAAAGCTAAAGGAAACAAGGGAGCTTGAGAAGCAGCTTGTAAAGAGAGAGTTTGAACTCGATAAAAAGCTTGAAGTAGCTCAGAGGAAATTAGAGGATATTGAACAGAAAGAGAAGCAGATTGATCAAAGGGAAAAAAGATTAACTGAAGAAGAGAAGAGAATTCATGAGATCATTGAGATGCAAAATGAGAAACTGGAGAAAATTGCTGGCCTGTCAAGAAATGAAGCAAAAGAGTTATTGATGAATAACCTACTTGAAGAAGCCAAAAGAACTGTTGCTAATCAGGTAAGAGAAATAAAAGAGAGAGCCATTACCGATGCAAATAGAGAGGCAAGAAACATTATAATAAATGCAATTCAGAGATCAGCAGCAGATCATACTGCAGAAACAACAGTCACTGTCGTCAATTTACCAAACGATACAATGAAAGGTAGGATAATTGGTAGGGAAGGTCGAAATATCAGGCATTTTGAGGCGTTAACTGGAGTTGAGATAATAGTAGATGATACACCAGAGGCAGTAGTATTGTCAGGTTTTGATCCCATCCGCAGAGAAATAGCAAGGATTGCCCTTGAGAAACTGGTACAAGATGGTAGGATTCATCCAGCGAGAATTGAGGAGGCAGTTGAAAAGGCAAGGGAAGAAGTAGATGAGTCAATTTTACACGCTGCTGAAGAAGCTATTGATGAGGTTGGTTTGCCACCGTTTCATCCTGAAATGATGAAATTGATAGGTAGGTTAAAATATAGAACCTCTTATGGACAGAACGTATTAAAGCACTCAATTGAGGTAGCGTGGCTATCTGGTTTGATGGCATCAGAGCTTAGATTGAATGGTGAACTTGCAAAGAGGGCTGGATTTCTACATGACCTGGGGAAAGCAATAGACAGAAACGTTACAGGAACCCATGCAATGATAGGTGCTGATCTGGCAAAGAAATATGGAGAGGAGCAGATAATTGTAAATGCAATTGCTTCTCACCACGAAGAAGTTGAGATGGAATCTCCCTATGCTGTACTAGTTCAGGCTGCCGATGCAATAAGTGGCTCGAGAAGGGGTGCTCGTGGAGATACACTCGAGAATTATATTCAGAGACTTGAAAAGCTTGAAGAAATAGCAAAGTCTTTTGAGGGTGTATCTAAGACTTATGCTATACAGGCAGGACGAGAAGTAAGAGTTATTGTTGAGAACGAAATTGTTGATGATGTAGGAGCGGATAACCTGGCTGAGGAAATTGCCAGTAAGATACAAAGAGAACTAAATTATCCGGGGCATGTGAAAGTGGTTGTAGTGAGAGAACATAGAAGTATAAGCTATGCAAAATAA
- the folD gene encoding bifunctional methylenetetrahydrofolate dehydrogenase/methenyltetrahydrofolate cyclohydrolase FolD: MQNNYILLDGKIVSEHLKKSFSERISKLKRKGILPGLAVILIGDDPASQVYVRNKERDFIKLGLNSRVFKFDKKAKKEDILSLIDHLNKNDEYHGILVQLPLPEGIDEFEIVSAISPDKDADGLHPYNIGTMTTGRECPFPCTPHGILKILEFYNIDPAGKHVAIVGRSNIVGKPLAILLMQKRNMGNATVTVCHSRTENLKEITRTADILVAAIGKPEFIKREHIKDGVVIIDVGINRVEDKLSNKGYRLTGDVDFNDVLDKVSAITPVPGGVGLMTRTMLIHNTLYLAEKKAGLI; this comes from the coding sequence ATGCAAAATAATTATATATTACTTGATGGAAAGATCGTTTCGGAGCATTTAAAAAAGTCTTTTTCGGAACGAATTTCTAAACTGAAGAGAAAGGGTATATTGCCTGGGTTAGCGGTAATACTTATTGGTGATGATCCAGCATCACAGGTATATGTGCGTAATAAAGAAAGGGACTTTATAAAACTTGGGCTAAATTCAAGAGTTTTTAAATTCGATAAAAAAGCTAAAAAAGAAGACATTTTGTCTTTAATCGACCATCTTAATAAGAATGATGAATATCACGGTATCCTTGTCCAATTACCATTACCTGAGGGTATAGATGAGTTTGAAATTGTGAGTGCTATTTCTCCAGATAAGGATGCGGATGGGCTTCACCCATATAATATCGGTACAATGACAACAGGTAGAGAATGCCCCTTCCCCTGTACCCCACATGGTATTTTGAAGATTCTGGAATTCTATAATATAGATCCAGCAGGAAAACATGTTGCTATTGTTGGTAGGAGCAATATCGTTGGTAAGCCTCTGGCAATACTTTTAATGCAGAAAAGAAATATGGGAAATGCAACAGTAACTGTCTGTCATTCAAGAACAGAAAATTTAAAAGAAATAACAAGGACAGCTGATATATTGGTAGCAGCAATTGGAAAACCTGAATTTATAAAAAGGGAACATATTAAAGATGGTGTTGTAATAATTGATGTTGGGATAAACAGGGTTGAGGATAAATTGAGTAATAAAGGATATAGATTGACAGGTGACGTAGATTTTAATGATGTTTTAGATAAGGTAAGTGCTATAACTCCTGTACCAGGTGGTGTTGGGCTTATGACAAGAACAATGTTAATACATAACACTCTATACTTGGCTGAGAAAAAGGCGGGTTTAATTTAA
- a CDS encoding cyclic nucleotide-binding domain-containing protein, whose protein sequence is MDCFEVLRKNSITQGMLDDEVKKLGELFHRKNAKKGTIIIKEGEKSSELFVIDTGRVSVQVLSTQLPSEKEIITYLKDGDVIGEFSFIDAAPRSATVVAEEDTRLFYANYLDLHRFLDKNEHIGFLFYKNISKILTSKLRNMNLGMRDALL, encoded by the coding sequence ATGGATTGCTTTGAAGTTTTGAGGAAAAATTCCATAACACAGGGGATGCTCGATGATGAAGTAAAGAAGCTGGGTGAACTATTTCATAGAAAAAATGCGAAGAAGGGAACTATTATTATTAAAGAAGGGGAAAAAAGCAGTGAGTTGTTTGTAATAGATACCGGAAGGGTGTCAGTTCAGGTACTCTCCACGCAATTGCCTAGTGAAAAAGAGATCATTACATATTTAAAAGATGGTGACGTGATTGGTGAGTTTTCTTTTATTGATGCTGCACCTCGTTCAGCTACTGTTGTAGCTGAAGAAGATACCAGATTATTTTATGCAAATTACCTAGATTTGCATAGATTTCTGGATAAGAATGAGCATATTGGTTTTCTATTTTATAAAAATATTTCGAAAATATTAACCTCGAAGTTAAGAAACATGAATCTTGGTATGCGGGATGCACTTTTATAG
- a CDS encoding nitroreductase family protein produces MAINEFIKLIRSRRTIRQFKQDEIPLEILKECVESARLAPSASNLQPIKYLLITDREKVKRVFPLLRWAAYITPRGNPEKGKEPVGYLVILIDKNIRSKGYEYDVGAAVENFILSALSYGIATCWLLSVDREKLREEFQIPENFIIDTVVAFGYPAETSVIEESKDGNIKYWKDEKDVFHVPKRPLEEILFINSMKG; encoded by the coding sequence ATGGCAATAAATGAATTTATTAAATTGATAAGAAGTAGAAGGACAATTAGGCAATTTAAACAGGATGAGATTCCTTTGGAAATATTAAAGGAATGTGTGGAATCTGCTAGGCTAGCTCCTTCGGCGAGTAATCTACAGCCAATCAAGTATTTATTAATAACAGATAGAGAGAAGGTTAAAAGAGTATTTCCACTATTAAGATGGGCGGCATATATTACTCCAAGGGGCAATCCGGAGAAGGGAAAAGAACCTGTCGGATATCTCGTTATTTTGATTGATAAGAATATAAGAAGTAAAGGTTATGAGTATGATGTCGGGGCAGCTGTGGAAAATTTCATTTTGAGTGCACTGTCTTATGGGATTGCTACATGCTGGTTATTATCTGTTGATAGGGAAAAGTTAAGGGAAGAGTTTCAAATACCTGAAAACTTCATTATAGATACTGTTGTTGCATTTGGTTATCCTGCGGAGACCTCTGTCATTGAGGAATCAAAAGATGGTAATATTAAGTACTGGAAGGATGAAAAAGATGTTTTTCATGTTCCAAAACGTCCCTTGGAAGAGATTCTATTTATAAACAGTATGAAAGGATAA
- the lgt gene encoding prolipoprotein diacylglyceryl transferase, which produces MYPDLFKIGPLVIHTYGLMMAIAFLVSYFLLKKETKKIGDSPDFAANMVFWAAIGGLAGAKLLYALENIKYTVQDPIGVIFSGAGLAYQGGLLGGTLAVILFLKKNKRNIGVYADIVAPILFIGQAIGRIGCFFAGCCHGVECNLPWAVRFPNAIPPAEGPVHPTQLYEAIYNTTMFFVLRRLRPKFKDRNWTIFSLYLIFAGAERFLIEFIRVNPVVFLGLTMFQYISLLMVITGVIILLSLAKPKSKKS; this is translated from the coding sequence ATGTATCCTGATCTATTCAAAATAGGTCCCCTTGTTATTCACACATATGGACTGATGATGGCGATAGCTTTTTTGGTATCTTATTTTCTATTGAAGAAGGAAACGAAGAAAATTGGCGATAGCCCTGATTTTGCCGCTAATATGGTTTTCTGGGCAGCGATTGGAGGACTTGCAGGCGCAAAACTATTATACGCTTTAGAGAACATTAAATATACGGTCCAGGATCCCATCGGTGTTATTTTTTCTGGGGCTGGGTTAGCATACCAGGGTGGACTCTTGGGCGGTACATTAGCTGTAATATTATTTTTGAAAAAGAATAAAAGAAATATTGGAGTTTACGCTGATATAGTAGCACCAATTCTGTTTATTGGTCAGGCTATTGGTAGGATTGGATGCTTTTTTGCTGGTTGCTGCCATGGAGTTGAGTGCAATCTACCGTGGGCTGTCAGATTCCCTAATGCTATTCCACCTGCTGAAGGTCCGGTTCATCCAACACAATTATATGAGGCTATATATAATACAACGATGTTTTTTGTATTACGTAGATTAAGACCAAAATTTAAAGATAGGAATTGGACTATTTTTTCTCTTTATCTCATATTTGCTGGTGCAGAAAGATTTTTAATAGAGTTTATCAGGGTTAACCCGGTAGTATTTCTTGGGTTGACCATGTTTCAATATATATCACTCTTGATGGTAATAACGGGAGTAATCATTCTTCTGAGCTTGGCTAAACCAAAATCAAAGAAGAGTTAA
- a CDS encoding BamA/TamA family outer membrane protein encodes MRFFKVIIILIFIFYINIFGREYRIGKVFIEYFGRDTVDFSGISILDDYVSIKASQETILELMNHLKNWIYDNNGYETFISVENINPTLTDSVVYINPKLKVMVNKRIVVDSILVKGVNDRLKKILVTKFKEFIGKSMNSDEKIAMRKIISNYKFIKLAKEPVIVKSIDGKNCLYIELEEARENKFLGSLAYVPRKGTTDGYFTGNFEMNLHNFSGLGRKIEISWMRLNQYSQELMVYYFQPFVLQKYIFFDLKFSQVLRDTLYVLRSFYFSSGRSFKNVRLGFILGGMEGMPTKSGKKLLNETSNRERSLGISFFINTRNNDKNPKKGYFVTTNLLGNYRNYMGDKSYGYSIELNYDFNMSISSFVFNLNGLLGKKWVNLETPLYTDYFWVGGARDLRGYAEDFFKGLTVFVTSFEIRKLLGLYSRVFMFTDLGYIDGVIPYSYGFGMMFNSRVGIVGLTYALGKDDTFSTAKIHLVLENRF; translated from the coding sequence GTGCGGTTCTTTAAAGTAATTATCATATTAATTTTTATATTTTACATAAATATTTTTGGGAGAGAGTATAGAATAGGGAAAGTATTCATAGAATATTTTGGAAGAGATACCGTTGATTTTTCCGGAATATCAATACTGGATGATTATGTAAGTATTAAAGCCAGTCAGGAAACCATATTGGAGCTGATGAATCATTTAAAGAACTGGATATACGATAATAATGGTTATGAAACTTTTATATCCGTTGAGAATATAAATCCGACTTTGACTGATTCTGTTGTTTATATTAATCCAAAATTAAAAGTCATGGTTAATAAGAGAATTGTTGTAGATAGTATTCTTGTAAAAGGGGTGAATGATAGACTAAAAAAAATACTTGTTACCAAGTTCAAAGAGTTTATTGGTAAAAGTATGAACTCGGATGAGAAGATAGCAATGAGAAAAATCATTAGTAATTATAAGTTTATCAAGCTGGCGAAAGAACCTGTTATTGTGAAAAGTATAGATGGAAAGAATTGTCTTTATATAGAATTGGAGGAAGCAAGAGAGAATAAATTTCTAGGATCATTAGCATATGTTCCCAGGAAAGGGACGACTGATGGATACTTCACAGGTAATTTTGAAATGAATCTACACAATTTTTCCGGTCTCGGTAGGAAGATTGAAATCTCATGGATGAGATTAAATCAATATTCTCAAGAGTTAATGGTGTATTATTTTCAACCATTTGTATTACAGAAATATATATTTTTTGATTTAAAGTTTTCACAGGTTTTAAGAGATACACTTTATGTTTTACGCAGTTTTTATTTTTCCAGTGGTAGGTCTTTTAAAAATGTTAGATTAGGTTTTATACTTGGTGGGATGGAAGGGATGCCAACGAAAAGTGGTAAAAAATTATTAAATGAGACAAGCAATCGCGAGCGAAGCCTGGGGATAAGTTTTTTCATAAATACTCGAAATAATGATAAAAATCCAAAAAAAGGCTATTTTGTCACAACTAATTTGTTGGGTAATTATAGAAACTATATGGGTGATAAGAGTTATGGTTATTCTATAGAATTGAATTATGATTTTAATATGAGCATAAGTTCCTTTGTTTTTAATTTAAATGGTTTATTGGGGAAAAAATGGGTAAATTTAGAAACCCCTTTATATACAGATTATTTCTGGGTAGGGGGTGCAAGGGATTTAAGAGGCTATGCTGAGGATTTTTTTAAAGGGTTAACTGTATTTGTGACATCTTTCGAAATTAGAAAATTGCTTGGACTATATTCTAGAGTTTTTATGTTTACAGATTTAGGCTATATAGATGGGGTAATTCCATACTCCTATGGCTTTGGTATGATGTTTAATTCGAGAGTTGGTATAGTCGGGCTTACATATGCTCTTGGGAAAGATGATACATTTTCAACTGCCAAAATTCATCTTGTCTTAGAGAATAGATTTTAA